The Ovis aries strain OAR_USU_Benz2616 breed Rambouillet chromosome 2, ARS-UI_Ramb_v3.0, whole genome shotgun sequence nucleotide sequence TGACAGAGGAGTGAGGTTGGGTGGGTCGGCCCCAAAGAAGCTCAGCACAAAGCTATCCATGGCGCTGGAGCTGCGGCGGATTTCCTTCAGAAAGCCTTTTCGGGTAAAGACTTGTATGCGGTAGTTGCCGCGGTCAGCAACCAGCACCTCGCCTTGACTGGTCACGTAGAGACTGACCGGGAGGTTGAACATGCCCGGGGTGCTGCCTTTGGCCCCCATCTTCCTGAGAAAGAGGCACTGCTGGATGTTGGCGGCCGGGTCAGAACCCCGCTGCTTGGCAGGTGAGGCCCTCGGGCTGGCCCCCACGTCCTCAGGGTTCACGTCCATCTCTCTAAACGTAACCGAGGAAGGGGCTGCAGAGGCCGCCGCCTCCATGGCCCACGAGTCTTCCATGTTGACCGTCCGGGGCTTCTTGACCGCCTGCCCGATGTGGAGGGGACCGACGTGGCCAACCTTGAGGAGCTCCACGTCCTGCAGGGTGAGCTCCCGGGGCAGGCTGGCCGTGAGCTCGGGCTCCTCCTCGTCGGCCGCCTCTTCCAGGAGTGCCACGTCGGCCTGCTTGATCTTGGCCAGGAAGTAGTCGCAGCGGGACACAGCCTGCACCTCGGCGATGTTCAGCAGGTAGCTCTGCTCCTCCACCACCTGACTGTTGGACTTCTCCACCTCGGCCAGCGAGCCCGTGAAGAACTTCCGGGAGCGAGCTAGCTCTTCCTGAACCCTGCGTTCCTCGTGTCCGTACTCCTGGAGGACCGCCCTGTACCGGGCCTGAAGGTCCTTGGAGACGCCTTCCAAGGCCACCTTCCGCCGCTGCAGCTCTCCCGTGAGCTCCCGCAGACGCGCCAACTTCCGGCCGAAGTCCCGCCGCCGCTCCTCCGCGGCCTCTTTGACCGGGAGCGTGCAGTGCCCCGGCGGCGGGTGCTCCGCCTCCCGGCACGGCTCGCACACCACCACACCGCAGCTCCGGCAGAACTGCCGCGGCAGCCGCCGTCCGCAGGAGCGGCACATGAGCAGCCCCACCGCCTCGCTGAGCCCCGTCTTGTCGATGATCTTCAGCACCGTCAGGTTGTCGGTCAGCTGCGCGAGGCTGGTGATGAGGGTGATCTTGCTGCAAAAGGGACAGCGGACGCCGTTGATGCTGCTGGCCAGGAGCTTCTCCAGGCACTGGCAGCAGATGGTGTGGCCGCAGTGCAGGAGTTTGGGCCGCAGCTGCTCCTCCGTGAAGGACTCCATGCAGATGGGGCATTCCAGCACTTCCCGCAGCGCGTCCAGGTTCAGGTGAGAGGCTGCGGCTGCGGCCATGACTCTTCTTTCCAAGGGGCCTGCTAGCACCACCCGGGACTGAACGGCTGAGCGTTCATGCTCTGGAGGGACAAACCCtgctaaagagaaaaagaagccatTATTCCCCTGCCTCTGTGAGTTCATTCACTCAAGAAACATGTAGTGGATCGTGACCATCACTCATTCAGTCGCTGACTGGCGTGGAAGGGCAGACTGGGGAATGATTATAAGGAGTCTTCAGAGCCAAAATGAGACCGTGGAACTTCCTTCTGAGGAGCATAGAGAAACAGTGCATGTTTTGGAGCAGGGAACTGATATGATCACAGGTTGAATGGAGTcagggaaaagggagagaaactAGTTTGGAAGATACTGCAAAACTGCCTGGCAAAGGTTCCGGGCAGCCTGAACTAGGGAGCAGGTTGTGGAAATGGAAAGAAGATGCCTTTGGGCAATATGCCTAAGTAGGATCACTAAGATTTGTTAGTGGACTGGGGTGGGAAGAGGTGGAGCTAAGAAGGCCAGAGACTCAAGCCGGGATGATCTGAGAAATGGTAGTGGCTTATCAGGACAGTTTATTTTTGGTCTGaaacacacccacccacccccaccccccaagcaGTACACGCCATGAATtctcccagcctcctccacccACATATGCTCCTGAAGTAGAACCACAGACATCCCAGTGCTCTGCAGCCTTATGCCAGTGTCAATTTATACCCCAGAAGTGGAATGAATAATTCCAGCAAGGTGAAGCACAAGGATAAATCCAGCCCTTCTTAAATGCAAATCCTACAGCTGCACCTGTGCAGTCTTGTGATCTGCAGATGGTCAGCCgtcgaggaggaggaggaggaagaggagaagctaGCTTGGTTTTAGAGGCAATGCTGAAGAAAGCTTTGCAAATGGCATCAATTCTTTCTCCACCCATAGAGGAGTCTGGGTGGAAATACGTATTACAAATTGTCCCCCGTATTTAGCTTTGCATCACAGTCCGACAGATATTTAGGAGCGGCCAGAACCATTTGTCTCAGGTCTATCCAACCTCCCTGAAATCCCATTTGCCTTCTACTGGAAGAGAAAGAGTATACATCTAGTGCCTACTTTATGCTAGACATCAGGCTAGATGCTCCATTATCTGTGTGTGCAcccaggtgctcagtcatgtctgactctgcgaccccacgggctatagctcgccaggttcctctgtccgtggaactttcccggcgagaatactggagctggttgctatttcctcctttaagggatcttcccaacccagggatcgaacctgcgtctcctgcattggcaggcagatttgttaccactgtgccacttgggaaggccCAGATGCTCCATACacttaatctcatttaatcttcataatgacCCTGGGATGCAGGTACTATTTTTATTaccatattttacagatgaggaagctaaggCTCAGAAAAACTGACTCAGGGTCACATGGTGCAAACATGGGGGAAGCGTGCAGAACTGATACCTTTGTTTAACCCAACATTACTtcaagctttttcttttcctgtcacGTAACAGTTATTAACATTGGTCTCTGGGCCATACTCTGAGAAATGCTGCCTTATAGCATATAATTTTCTCCACAATTAATAAAGAATGAGGTTTAGCTGCCATAGAATGGGTTAGATTGATTTATTAGTTGAGTG carries:
- the TRIM32 gene encoding E3 ubiquitin-protein ligase TRIM32 yields the protein MAAAAASHLNLDALREVLECPICMESFTEEQLRPKLLHCGHTICCQCLEKLLASSINGVRCPFCSKITLITSLAQLTDNLTVLKIIDKTGLSEAVGLLMCRSCGRRLPRQFCRSCGVVVCEPCREAEHPPPGHCTLPVKEAAEERRRDFGRKLARLRELTGELQRRKVALEGVSKDLQARYRAVLQEYGHEERRVQEELARSRKFFTGSLAEVEKSNSQVVEEQSYLLNIAEVQAVSRCDYFLAKIKQADVALLEEAADEEEPELTASLPRELTLQDVELLKVGHVGPLHIGQAVKKPRTVNMEDSWAMEAAASAAPSSVTFREMDVNPEDVGASPRASPAKQRGSDPAANIQQCLFLRKMGAKGSTPGMFNLPVSLYVTSQGEVLVADRGNYRIQVFTRKGFLKEIRRSSSAMDSFVLSFFGADPPNLTPLSVAMNCHGLIGVTDSYDNSLKVYTLDGHCVACHRSQLSKPWGITALPSGQFVVTDVEGGKLWCFTVDRGAGVVKYSCLCSAVRPKFVACDAEGTVYFTQGLGLNLENWQNEHHLEGGFSIGSVGPDGQLGRQISHFFSENEDFRCITGMCVDARGDLIVADSSRKEILHFPKGGGYSVLIREGLTCPVGIALTPKGQLLVLDCWDHCIKIYSYHLRRYSTP